The following proteins are encoded in a genomic region of Parabacteroides pacaensis:
- a CDS encoding fibronectin type III domain-containing protein, whose amino-acid sequence MKQIGLYRKYSSVPFFMLLFILCFCFSVASATKNVLNWKDGGVRIELKEYLDIPEMKWPETLLRYQLDLRGAGISNAQSLLLLDKEGRAVPFQLTDLVEESGMIRYATLCFLSDLPSGAAKTFQLIPASTKSKHPILLLPNPVRVTCSSSGYLIENGLVRLQISKDLADENNRIVLKLGTATEWLGELLLPENTRLTDFQMEDKMEGEVFSEYHLRLCFGQSRIYRLMLRLIAGMDYIEMDESMEGFSPGEALSMELNWNNFHPEVRYCPTRTAQIDKKGHGYDNFRWEPIDGLQVTMPADKHPLTDFDQLNTKEGKLPFRLSSYHNWMTWWRLHTAAFWNEQTNQSVGIYINDFEKWKDPAYPLWGSKEYLSVEYYYKHNRFFWKFPLVNGERSVAIALYPHVKDKAIVDETNKSLVYIDYLRRWYGWISLDKTKNWILDYKSDRSVHQPFYCCEGQEMKPDAKGILEKLKRNVQAMATAGERISGPTPVGAREYLDYLTPLFEISEKQLSLSDYKKARTYYLFMNYVFMDEALMPIRTLLSGHPNFLADLKSISGAVAFLFPDHPEAQVFADHFEKSIALNLNYHIRPEVKSWGAKGGRSTENLSCYTWAFLRPTLKTAFLLHHYYDGKNRLLQPNISIYCHWLLNTLTAPLDILDHRRAVPPQGAHARKPDIPNLLNALGQELRFYDPLLAEHIFWETHPEDDSFESRKSADAWAIASKKERPYERGTNPRLQSEKYTGYGFILRRNYGAENEMYVNLQQIDDGPNYRWGRAGKGGNGVIYYYANGKRYSHNGIEDVGDGPFGDTERCTNFGVKKQGIYRGIGEYRSVGRNDLTEPLFDFGFAQFATVNANDEVSSHYKSRSVLMAENDYILVFDDVATPEVEGRFSWFVGVEDEFPVIYQLEPGIRGSEADLHLTSSLYHKDNELPETKGKYFDGQGDFLTLITHKPDLNVKYESGICRVKFPQVQTDWLFRNDQPIVYKKGGIGFNGTSGMIRKKSKNRYQAALFNGSMVAIPGLIVTIENGEGKEGISLEAIDGRYTGKIQVSKNTTIRFTMDRKLTSTFCFYLNGLPVNPEKTDGKTYLLKVAPGLYNWQLTDRGVIPGQPHIEKSISGKDWCELSWKGVPGARSYQIWKSENYGTDWQLCKKNIIATNYRLDHLGTDKKIHLRVVAEAAGGTGLPSGDYPVYLSASLPHAPEGLRVETDKSMAVISWGQILGADNYTLYRRKQGAGSFERVYQGKERTTRIQLEEQIIYEFAVTATNGNGESEKSILVDTDPARFINWNPVPREKFRRDPENQENGYVEYNPWLEDAMELLIYPE is encoded by the coding sequence ATGAAACAAATAGGTTTATATAGGAAGTACAGTTCAGTGCCTTTTTTCATGCTTTTGTTTATACTGTGTTTTTGTTTTTCTGTGGCTTCAGCCACGAAAAACGTATTGAATTGGAAGGATGGAGGTGTTCGTATTGAGCTAAAAGAATATCTGGATATTCCTGAGATGAAATGGCCTGAAACTTTGTTACGTTATCAGTTGGACTTAAGGGGAGCCGGTATCAGTAATGCACAAAGTTTGTTGTTATTGGATAAGGAAGGAAGGGCTGTCCCTTTTCAACTCACGGATCTTGTTGAGGAAAGTGGTATGATCCGGTATGCGACATTGTGTTTTCTTTCGGATCTACCGTCAGGAGCTGCAAAAACTTTTCAGCTTATTCCGGCATCGACAAAAAGTAAACATCCTATTTTACTCCTTCCAAATCCGGTAAGAGTAACCTGTTCTTCTTCCGGTTACCTGATAGAAAACGGACTTGTACGTTTGCAGATCAGTAAAGATCTTGCGGACGAGAACAACAGGATAGTTTTAAAACTGGGAACGGCAACCGAATGGCTGGGTGAACTTTTATTGCCGGAAAATACCCGTTTGACGGATTTTCAAATGGAAGACAAGATGGAAGGAGAGGTATTTTCCGAATATCACCTCCGTCTTTGTTTCGGACAGTCTCGAATTTATAGGTTAATGCTTCGTCTGATAGCAGGAATGGATTATATAGAGATGGATGAATCTATGGAAGGTTTCAGCCCGGGTGAAGCCTTATCAATGGAACTGAACTGGAATAATTTTCATCCGGAGGTGCGCTACTGTCCGACCCGGACTGCGCAGATCGATAAGAAAGGGCACGGATACGATAACTTTCGGTGGGAACCGATAGACGGATTGCAAGTAACGATGCCTGCCGATAAGCATCCGTTGACTGATTTCGACCAGTTGAATACGAAAGAAGGAAAATTGCCTTTCCGTTTATCTTCTTATCATAATTGGATGACTTGGTGGCGGTTGCACACTGCCGCATTTTGGAATGAGCAGACCAATCAGTCTGTCGGTATCTATATTAATGATTTTGAGAAATGGAAAGATCCTGCCTATCCGTTATGGGGAAGTAAAGAATACTTGTCGGTTGAATATTATTATAAACATAACCGTTTTTTCTGGAAATTTCCTTTAGTGAATGGAGAAAGATCGGTTGCGATCGCTTTATATCCCCATGTTAAAGATAAGGCTATTGTCGATGAGACAAATAAGTCGCTGGTTTATATTGATTATCTACGTCGCTGGTACGGATGGATATCATTGGATAAAACGAAAAACTGGATTCTTGATTATAAATCGGACCGTTCTGTTCATCAGCCTTTCTATTGTTGTGAGGGACAGGAGATGAAACCGGATGCTAAAGGCATCTTGGAAAAATTGAAAAGAAATGTACAGGCGATGGCCACTGCCGGCGAGCGTATTTCTGGCCCGACTCCGGTGGGAGCACGGGAATATTTGGATTATTTGACTCCTTTGTTTGAAATATCGGAAAAGCAACTTTCTTTGAGTGACTACAAAAAAGCCCGCACTTATTATTTGTTTATGAATTATGTATTTATGGACGAGGCTTTGATGCCGATACGGACTTTACTAAGCGGGCATCCTAATTTTTTGGCTGATTTGAAATCGATATCCGGCGCGGTAGCTTTTCTCTTTCCGGATCATCCGGAAGCACAAGTATTTGCCGATCATTTCGAAAAGTCAATCGCTTTGAATTTGAATTACCATATTCGTCCTGAAGTAAAAAGTTGGGGAGCTAAGGGGGGGCGTTCTACGGAAAATTTATCTTGTTATACCTGGGCGTTTTTACGACCGACATTAAAGACTGCTTTTTTATTGCATCATTATTATGATGGTAAGAACCGATTGTTGCAGCCCAACATTTCAATCTATTGCCATTGGCTTTTAAATACGTTGACTGCACCCTTGGACATACTGGATCACAGACGGGCCGTACCTCCCCAGGGAGCGCATGCTCGTAAGCCGGATATTCCTAATTTGTTGAATGCTTTGGGCCAGGAATTGAGATTCTATGATCCGTTATTAGCCGAGCATATTTTCTGGGAAACCCATCCGGAAGACGATAGTTTCGAATCCCGCAAATCGGCGGATGCGTGGGCGATTGCTTCCAAGAAAGAACGTCCCTATGAAAGGGGAACCAATCCTCGTCTGCAATCGGAAAAGTATACGGGCTATGGATTCATACTTCGCCGCAACTATGGAGCTGAGAATGAAATGTATGTCAATCTTCAGCAGATTGATGACGGGCCGAACTATCGCTGGGGTAGGGCAGGTAAAGGAGGAAACGGTGTTATTTATTATTATGCAAACGGCAAAAGATATAGTCATAACGGAATAGAAGATGTAGGTGACGGGCCTTTTGGTGATACCGAACGTTGCACTAATTTCGGGGTTAAAAAACAGGGAATTTACCGGGGAATCGGAGAATACCGAAGTGTGGGAAGGAACGATTTGACCGAACCGTTGTTTGATTTTGGTTTTGCTCAGTTTGCAACGGTAAATGCAAATGATGAGGTTAGTTCCCATTACAAATCGAGGAGTGTGTTGATGGCTGAGAACGATTATATTCTTGTTTTCGATGATGTGGCCACTCCGGAAGTGGAAGGACGTTTTTCCTGGTTTGTCGGTGTAGAGGACGAATTTCCTGTTATCTATCAATTGGAGCCGGGGATTAGAGGTAGTGAGGCTGATTTGCATTTAACGTCCAGCCTGTATCATAAGGATAACGAATTACCCGAAACGAAAGGAAAGTATTTTGATGGCCAAGGGGATTTTCTGACACTGATAACTCATAAACCGGATCTGAATGTAAAATACGAATCGGGAATTTGTCGGGTAAAGTTTCCCCAAGTTCAGACGGATTGGCTATTTCGTAATGATCAGCCGATAGTATATAAAAAAGGAGGAATCGGTTTTAATGGGACTTCTGGTATGATCCGTAAGAAATCGAAAAATCGATATCAAGCAGCTTTGTTTAATGGTTCTATGGTCGCTATTCCGGGCCTTATCGTCACCATTGAAAACGGAGAGGGGAAAGAAGGGATTAGCTTGGAAGCCATAGACGGACGCTATACAGGAAAGATTCAGGTTTCAAAAAATACGACTATACGATTTACAATGGATAGAAAGTTAACGTCAACTTTTTGTTTTTATCTGAACGGTTTGCCGGTGAATCCTGAAAAAACGGATGGTAAAACTTATCTGTTGAAGGTCGCTCCTGGCTTATATAATTGGCAGCTGACCGATCGGGGTGTAATACCCGGGCAACCGCATATTGAGAAAAGTATAAGTGGAAAAGACTGGTGTGAGTTGTCCTGGAAAGGAGTGCCGGGAGCCCGTTCTTATCAAATTTGGAAAAGTGAGAATTACGGAACGGACTGGCAGTTGTGTAAAAAGAATATTATAGCTACGAATTACCGGTTGGATCATCTTGGAACAGATAAAAAAATACATCTCCGCGTGGTTGCTGAAGCCGCGGGAGGAACGGGGCTTCCATCCGGTGATTATCCTGTTTATCTGTCCGCTTCTCTCCCTCATGCTCCGGAAGGATTACGGGTTGAGACGGACAAAAGTATGGCTGTGATTAGCTGGGGACAAATATTAGGTGCGGATAATTACACTTTATATCGGCGTAAGCAAGGAGCCGGTTCTTTTGAACGTGTGTATCAAGGAAAGGAACGGACTACCCGGATACAGTTGGAAGAGCAGATAATTTATGAATTTGCCGTTACGGCAACCAATGGAAACGGGGAGAGTGAAAAGAGCATTTTGGTCGATACGGACCCCGCTCGTTTTATCAACTGGAATCCTGTACCGAGAGAGAAGTTCAGGCGAGATCCGGAAAATCAAGAGAACGGGTATGTAGAATATAATCCCTGGCTGGAAGATGCCATGGAATTATTAATTTACCCGGAATAA
- a CDS encoding SGNH/GDSL hydrolase family protein, whose product MKKMFYLQLCSLLFFIFQVNAQATLSQEKAELAQLKKYEKENPPEESVPMPGPEINENLYGARLTRSATLLETSNPNRRLPVFVLIYGQSITGSKSFTDNMREYLENKYPYANIRLENRSIGGFGGEQLIRPAVHDVYRACPDLIIFHVYGGENHGELETFFSNIRSYTTADIILLNHHINGKDVIKYNESSYDYLHYIANKYNCELVDLTRNWSRYLTENNLNVKDLLRDNTHPNRDGNWLMAQLIGRHIRLNTLFPSDWYKIVRSYYVKNAYDADEENPFSFTGEPWEMVNGVACGKDPKGTLRLSFDGSRVDIVAGVIPKEETKGSARILIDGKPVSKNTSLYTINRPSAGPGTWFPLIRRIEHKASLIPETWTLKVTAVNPDSTVWSFDVQGSETGFDGSGTSDKTFISKSGRVVINADDFMFAKIKNTFKVVATPGFVSSWKVEPLYQEVYSAPEIEDPKKIHKTTIVQGLTNGPHTLEIVPLGDGWVPIEAIEIHRPPLK is encoded by the coding sequence ATGAAAAAGATGTTTTATTTGCAGCTTTGCAGCTTACTATTCTTCATATTTCAGGTGAATGCACAAGCTACCTTGTCACAGGAAAAAGCCGAGCTGGCTCAATTAAAGAAATATGAAAAAGAAAATCCTCCCGAAGAGTCGGTGCCAATGCCGGGACCGGAAATCAATGAAAATTTGTACGGTGCTCGTTTAACCCGTTCTGCAACTTTGTTGGAAACGAGTAATCCAAACAGACGTTTACCGGTTTTTGTGTTGATTTACGGTCAGTCTATTACCGGAAGTAAAAGTTTTACGGATAATATGCGCGAATATCTGGAGAATAAGTATCCATACGCCAACATCCGGTTGGAAAACCGCTCTATCGGAGGGTTCGGAGGCGAACAATTGATTCGTCCTGCCGTGCACGATGTTTACCGGGCTTGTCCGGACCTGATTATTTTCCACGTGTATGGCGGCGAAAATCATGGGGAATTGGAAACGTTCTTTAGTAATATCCGTAGCTACACCACCGCTGATATTATTTTGTTGAACCACCATATCAATGGAAAAGATGTAATCAAATATAATGAATCATCGTATGACTATCTGCATTATATTGCTAATAAATATAATTGTGAACTGGTAGACTTGACTCGTAACTGGAGTCGTTATCTCACTGAAAACAATCTGAATGTAAAAGACTTGTTACGTGATAATACACATCCGAATCGTGACGGTAACTGGTTGATGGCGCAGCTGATCGGACGTCATATCCGGCTGAATACTTTGTTTCCCAGTGATTGGTATAAAATAGTGCGTAGCTATTACGTAAAAAATGCTTATGATGCAGATGAAGAGAATCCTTTCAGTTTTACAGGTGAACCTTGGGAAATGGTGAATGGAGTTGCCTGTGGTAAAGATCCGAAAGGGACATTGCGTCTGAGTTTCGATGGTAGCCGTGTGGATATTGTCGCCGGAGTTATACCTAAGGAGGAAACAAAAGGTTCGGCTCGTATTTTGATTGACGGTAAGCCCGTATCAAAGAATACTTCGCTTTATACAATTAACCGTCCCAGTGCCGGACCTGGAACTTGGTTTCCGCTTATTCGCCGCATCGAACATAAGGCGTCTCTGATACCTGAAACCTGGACATTGAAAGTAACGGCTGTTAATCCGGATTCCACGGTTTGGTCGTTTGATGTACAGGGTTCTGAAACCGGATTCGACGGTTCCGGGACGAGTGATAAAACATTTATTTCTAAATCGGGACGTGTTGTAATTAATGCAGATGACTTTATGTTTGCCAAAATAAAAAACACATTCAAAGTGGTAGCTACTCCCGGTTTTGTTTCGAGTTGGAAGGTGGAACCGCTTTATCAGGAAGTATATTCGGCTCCTGAGATCGAAGATCCAAAGAAAATACACAAAACAACAATTGTACAAGGGTTGACAAACGGACCGCATACCTTGGAAATTGTACCTCTAGGTGATGGGTGGGTTCCTATTGAAGCCATCGAGATCCATCGCCCGCCGTTGAAGTAA
- a CDS encoding right-handed parallel beta-helix repeat-containing protein, with the protein MKKLIGILLFIINVSVAYTQDTLYVSPSGSGEIFSRDVPGAVEGLGRKLASIGEPRRNIIVFFQGGLYELEQPLLISSKEKNKNIDTLLLVGSTSGKVILSGGRRVAGWKNAGKGIYKASLAGCAGFRQLYVEGKMAVRARTPNRENEDDYSPYNRIAGFDETSQTVTIKASEATGLENTEGLEIVINHHWYQSRFRLESMEQQGKNILFRPIQPARKHLFQLTYAKMLAAGKPYYFENARSFLDQEKEWFWDKKESVLYYMPPKQEKIEELEIIYPVLDRVLKIEGTAERPIENIRVENIMFGYSNWTIPTRDGIIATQGVQGRGYSGDLETGLIEVEFARNVRIAHCQLTGAGDNGIIFTQGVKNSQISSCHFDQISANGIVIDTYRKGHQTENRLCEKNLIEDNLIENVGMHYTSGMGLIVSFVAKTTIQYNEIRNCRYTGMQIGNHFGDNLSVMRDNVIRRNNIHHVMQLHDDGGAIYTLSLQPGTRIKENWMHDFGKNEWADNFPVNGVFLDNSSGYIRVQDNVFTNLTNVDRIKEQCAGNATTRDNILENNNTQDKEIKDNAGYRGTVGVTIESIR; encoded by the coding sequence ATGAAAAAGCTTATTGGAATCCTATTATTTATTATTAATGTGTCAGTTGCGTATACACAGGATACGCTGTATGTATCTCCTTCCGGTTCGGGAGAAATATTTAGTCGGGATGTTCCGGGAGCTGTCGAAGGTCTCGGACGGAAACTTGCTTCTATCGGTGAGCCTCGCAGAAATATAATTGTTTTCTTTCAGGGAGGTCTTTATGAACTGGAGCAACCGCTCTTGATTTCATCTAAAGAAAAAAATAAGAATATAGATACTCTGTTATTGGTGGGAAGTACTTCAGGAAAGGTAATTCTGTCGGGAGGACGACGGGTTGCCGGATGGAAAAATGCGGGAAAAGGAATTTATAAAGCTTCTCTTGCTGGGTGTGCAGGTTTCAGACAGTTGTATGTGGAAGGTAAGATGGCTGTTCGGGCTCGTACTCCTAATCGTGAAAATGAAGACGATTATTCTCCTTATAACCGGATAGCCGGTTTTGATGAAACGAGTCAAACGGTAACGATAAAAGCTTCCGAAGCTACGGGACTGGAAAATACAGAAGGACTGGAAATAGTGATTAATCATCATTGGTACCAGAGCCGTTTTCGTTTAGAATCAATGGAACAACAAGGAAAAAATATTCTCTTTAGACCTATTCAACCGGCACGTAAGCATTTGTTCCAGTTGACTTATGCTAAAATGCTTGCAGCCGGTAAACCTTACTATTTTGAGAATGCCCGCTCGTTTTTGGATCAGGAAAAAGAATGGTTTTGGGATAAAAAAGAATCCGTTCTTTATTATATGCCTCCAAAACAGGAGAAAATCGAGGAACTGGAAATTATTTATCCTGTGTTGGACCGGGTATTAAAAATAGAAGGGACGGCAGAACGTCCTATAGAAAATATCCGGGTTGAAAATATAATGTTCGGTTATAGTAACTGGACAATACCGACACGTGATGGTATTATTGCTACGCAAGGAGTACAAGGAAGAGGGTATTCCGGTGACCTGGAGACGGGTCTGATTGAAGTGGAATTTGCCCGGAACGTCCGGATTGCCCATTGCCAGTTAACAGGTGCCGGCGATAACGGCATTATCTTTACACAGGGAGTAAAGAACAGTCAGATCAGTTCTTGTCATTTTGATCAGATTAGTGCCAATGGTATCGTGATCGATACTTATCGGAAAGGACATCAAACGGAAAATAGGCTTTGTGAGAAAAATCTGATTGAAGATAACCTGATCGAGAATGTTGGTATGCATTATACCAGCGGAATGGGATTGATTGTCAGTTTTGTTGCTAAAACAACCATTCAGTATAATGAAATACGTAATTGTCGTTATACCGGAATGCAGATCGGAAATCATTTTGGAGACAACCTTTCCGTAATGCGGGATAATGTGATTAGGCGGAATAATATTCACCATGTGATGCAATTGCATGATGATGGCGGAGCGATTTATACTTTGTCTCTTCAACCGGGAACTCGTATTAAAGAGAATTGGATGCATGATTTCGGTAAAAACGAATGGGCGGATAATTTCCCCGTTAATGGAGTTTTTTTGGATAATAGCAGCGGATATATCCGTGTACAGGATAATGTCTTTACTAACCTCACGAATGTAGACCGTATCAAAGAACAATGTGCCGGAAATGCTACAACACGCGACAATATTCTGGAGAACAATAATACCCAAGATAAAGAGATAAAAGATAATGCAGGTTATCGGGGAACCGTAGGTGTTACAATAGAGAGTATCCGGTAA
- a CDS encoding tetratricopeptide repeat protein, which translates to MRTLVLYLLLLSSVTVRAQDETFASLSDKANNLIEEQKYEEALACFDKAIAIGTDDKETLVWTAVTAGICAQQMNELTKAFQYFETAIIHKCKDEDIYERYLDLAGKLKDTEKLKNIDKQEHAFQIVRGHVDGAREKYTIRLMNHYYNTKQYEKTIQMADTLINEGNKQIQFYNIKGISLQNLNKQDEAILVYKKALVVAPNDFNSLRQLGLIYYDKATHLYNNTIKSYQSISDPVSSEYKAVKEKVNTVIDYYKQSASYLEKAAQIQPSDETVKEYLVKAKKKAGRK; encoded by the coding sequence ATGAGAACTCTTGTCTTATATCTTTTATTGCTTAGTTCCGTGACTGTCCGGGCACAGGATGAAACGTTTGCTTCGCTTAGCGATAAAGCAAACAACTTGATTGAAGAGCAAAAATATGAAGAGGCTTTAGCCTGTTTTGATAAAGCGATTGCCATAGGTACGGATGATAAGGAAACATTGGTGTGGACTGCCGTCACAGCCGGTATCTGTGCCCAGCAGATGAATGAACTCACCAAAGCATTTCAATATTTTGAAACAGCTATTATTCATAAATGTAAGGACGAAGATATTTATGAGCGTTATCTCGATTTGGCAGGAAAGCTAAAGGACACAGAAAAGCTAAAGAATATAGATAAGCAGGAGCACGCATTCCAGATTGTACGCGGCCATGTCGACGGTGCCCGTGAAAAGTACACAATCCGATTGATGAATCATTATTATAATACAAAACAGTATGAAAAAACCATTCAGATGGCAGATACACTTATTAATGAGGGAAATAAGCAAATCCAATTCTATAATATAAAAGGAATTTCCCTCCAGAATTTAAACAAGCAGGACGAGGCTATTTTGGTTTATAAAAAGGCATTGGTGGTTGCTCCGAACGATTTTAATTCTCTTCGTCAGTTAGGATTGATTTATTATGATAAGGCGACCCATCTTTATAATAATACAATAAAAAGTTATCAGTCTATTTCTGATCCGGTTAGCTCGGAATATAAGGCGGTAAAGGAGAAAGTGAATACGGTAATCGACTATTATAAACAGTCTGCTTCCTATTTGGAAAAAGCTGCTCAAATACAACCGTCGGACGAAACCGTGAAAGAATATCTGGTGAAGGCCAAGAAAAAAGCCGGTCGGAAATAA